The Myxococcales bacterium genomic sequence CCGATTGTAGCGTCTCCGTCGGCCCGCGGCAGCCTGCGGCGGCCAGGGAGGGCAGGGTCAAGCGGACTGTGCCAGTTCGCGGCGCGCAATCTGTGACAGCGCGAGCACGGCCGGATGCTTGATGCGGCGTTCTGCCGAGATCGCGTAGAAGCGCTCCTTGACCTCGTCGGCCTGCCCAAGGAGCTTCACGTCGTACTGCCGCACGATCTCGTCGGCTGCGGCCGTGGGCGCCGCAAAAACCCCCATGCCGTTTTGGGCGAAGACCTTCATGAGCGCGCTGTCGGCGAAATCGGCCACGATGTTCGGGCGCACGCCCTGGGCGTCGAGCCAGTTGTCGAGCGAGCGGCGCAGGGCGGCGCCCTCCATCGGCATGAGCATGGGCGCGCCGTCGAGCGAGCGGGGAAACGTACGCTTCAGCGACTTGGCCAGACCTTCTGCGGCGAAGAAGCTGATCGTGCTTTCGCCCAGCAAGTGGTTGTAGGCCCGCACGGAGACCCCGGGACTGGCGGGCATGTCGGAGAGCACCATGTCGAGCTCGTGCATGGCGAGGCGTGCCAGCAGCCGGTCGGCCGTGTCCTCGTAGCAGTAAAGCCGCACGGGCCCCGAGATCTTCAAGGCCGGCTCGAGCAGCCGGTGCGCGAGCAGCTTGGGCACCATCTCGGCGACACCCACAGCCAGGCGCAACGGACGCCCGGTGGGCAGACCCTTCACCACGTCCTGGAGCTCACGGCCCAGGGTGAAGATTTCGTCGGCGTAGCGGAACACCGTCTGGCCCACTTCGCTCACTCTTACCCCGCGTCCCTCGCGCACCAAAAGCGCCTCGCCAAAATTCTCCTCGAGAGCCCTGATTTGCCCGCTGATCGTGGGCTGTGCCAGGCGCAAGCGTTCGGCCGCCCGGGAGACGCTGCCCTCCTTGACCACGGTCCAAAAGTAGTAGAGGTGGTGGTAGTTGAGCCATTCCATGCGCATGCGTCCTTCCGTCCGGTCAAGCGGCCAGGTGGAGATCGTCGCCGAGCTCGTCCTTGCGCAAGCGGCGCCGCAAGCAGGCGAGTGCCTCTTGCTCGAGCTGCCGGGCGCGCTCGCGGGACATGCCCAGCTCGCGGGCCACTTCGGCCAGAGGGGGTTGGTCGTCGTCGAAGTAGCGCCGCTTCAAGATGTGCTGGAGGCGCGGCGTCAGCGTGCTCAGCAACCTGCGGGTGCAGGCTGCGACCTGCTCCGCGGCGAGCGTGCGCTCGGGCGCGTCGTCAGAGTGCCCCTCCGGCGTCGCTGCGCCCACGTCGTCCGGCAGGGACTCGTGTCCGCGGCTTTCGAGCGCGACCCGCGCGGCCTGCATGGCCTCGGCGCGCATCCAGTGGGCGGCGTACGTGATGAAACGAACCCCGCGGCGCGCGTCGAAGCGGTGGGCGGCTTCCACCGCCCCCATGAGGGCGCCTGCCACCGCCTCCTCGAAAGCCGTGGGATCGTG encodes the following:
- the nhaR gene encoding transcriptional activator NhaR, whose translation is MEWLNYHHLYYFWTVVKEGSVSRAAERLRLAQPTISGQIRALEENFGEALLVREGRGVRVSEVGQTVFRYADEIFTLGRELQDVVKGLPTGRPLRLAVGVAEMVPKLLAHRLLEPALKISGPVRLYCYEDTADRLLARLAMHELDMVLSDMPASPGVSVRAYNHLLGESTISFFAAEGLAKSLKRTFPRSLDGAPMLMPMEGAALRRSLDNWLDAQGVRPNIVADFADSALMKVFAQNGMGVFAAPTAAADEIVRQYDVKLLGQADEVKERFYAISAERRIKHPAVLALSQIARRELAQSA
- a CDS encoding sigma-70 family RNA polymerase sigma factor, producing the protein MRMTTEEELAIVNRWCETRDPAALERLVASVRPYAFFVARSLRHDPTAFEEAVAGALMGAVEAAHRFDARRGVRFITYAAHWMRAEAMQAARVALESRGHESLPDDVGAATPEGHSDDAPERTLAAEQVAACTRRLLSTLTPRLQHILKRRYFDDDQPPLAEVARELGMSRERARQLEQEALACLRRRLRKDELGDDLHLAA